CTTAGAGGAGCTTAGTCACTGTGGCTGCTCTGATTCAGCTCTCTGCATGTTTGTACTCGTCCACACAGGTAGTGAGAACAGCGGCTGCTCCTCGTCCCATGAATGCAGCAAACCTGCATTCCCACACCTGCCTcaggctcactcactcacctctgtagtcagagagagacacagaaagcagAAACATTTTTCGTGCTAACACAAACATCCACTTCACAAACATTCTTTTTTATTTCCAGAGTGAGCAAGCAGGCGTAGATGATCTGAGCAGAGTTGCTGGGAGGGAAAATGCACATGCCACTGCCTGTATCTGTCCTTTAAGTCACTGTATGTAATGGGAGAACATAATGTTTTTCCTACTGTGAACATCTGTTTCTTCATTAAAACTGGGTAGAGAAGCACAAATTATGGTCAATGAGCTTGTACCGTATTTGCAGGACAATATCAAATATTATGACCTAATGGTCTTATTCTTACAAAAAATAAAGAGGAGTTTCGAAGGAGAGTATTTTTGAAGGTATTTTGTAGCATTGAAAATATCAAAGGTAGCCTCACTGCCAGTTTTCTCACAGCAAAGTGAAGCTCGTTCATACCACATCTGGATATGTAACAGCTCAATAGAACTGGAATTTGACTGATGCCCTGCTTTCCAATGGAACCCATTTAaacagggcggggggggggggggggggggggggggggtgagtcccAGAGAAGGTCTCTCTGTTCTGGAACACGAGCAGAGCTGACAGGTATGTTCATTTTGGAATGTGCTTCTAAGCCACACCTGTGTGGAACCCGCCCACCAAGCCTGGCCTCTCTAATACTACTGGCCGACCTCTCTGTGATTGACAGGCAAGACAACTATTTGGCTTAAATCCACAGGCCCCAGGGGGCAGGAATGGTGAGTTCTAATTTTGAACCAATGACAGCCAAGAGATTGTTCTGAGCCAGGCGGGGTTGCAGTGAAATAAAACTCATCAATGGGGTGTGTCTCAAAAGGTAGGCAGTCAAACCGTGAGGGGTTACTGAGTGGGTCCCAACCTTGGTCACTGCTCCCTGCAAGCAACGGATCCAGACCTAAGTCTTTTTTGCCTCATTCTGCACACCTTCCTGAGGATGGAGCAGAACAGAATTTATTGAAAAAGTCACAAAGGGACTTTTTCCAAAGACATTTGCAGAGATTGATAGGAATGGACATATCTTATTTGCTCATGCAATGGGACAATAGTTTTAGGCAATACGTAGGATTTTATGGACATTGTGAGACTGGCTCTTTGGAGGGCAAATTGGAGTCTCACTAAAGTAACCATCAGTCTGCTAGGGCTGTTGCTTTTGTTGAACCTATGGTCGCTCACATCTCCTTATCACTTTTCCAGCCCAGCTATCGATTCCGTATTCGTTGGACGGAGAACTGATAAGGGCATGTGTCTGACATTAACTACATGCTATGAACACAACTGGAAAAGCTTTGGGTCAGACTGTAGTCCTGTATTCGGTCGCATTCAGGCACAGGTAGAGAAATGTACTGTAGATAATACTGAAAGAACCAAATTAACTATATTTCTGTTTTACTGTCATTGACTGAATTTGTGTGTTACATTATGTAACTAAGTCAAGACAGTTGGATTACAGGCCATTCAGAGATATTTTGTACAAACAAAGTGTAATTGATTATTAAGCTATGAGTTTTGTACAAATGAACAAGGGAATGAGAACACGTAACAAGGTAAGTCATATCTACCTGGGAATAGAACATAGTCATTGACCTTACCTACTGGTTGGTCATTAGAGGTTGTTAATACATTTGAAATATGTCATGTTCCACTCTACAAGAATGTGCAAAGATATGTTTTAATACAGAACTGGACATAATTGAAACACTATTATGATTGACTTGATGCAAGTTATGAACGATATAAAGAATGGATCTTTACTGTATTCAAGTTGCTTAACTATCTGATGTAACTTTGTCCACAAATATAATTCAGGTTGCAGTAACTTTACTGTACACAAGATGGTACTATTTTAATTTTTAAAGTTAATTTTCATCCAACTTTTTTTCTTTATCATTCAAATTCAAACTGAAACTTGCATTTAGCAGGATGGGTTATTGTAGTTTTCAAGTGATCAAACCTAAGTCAATCTCTTTGTGATTTTATACCACAGTGTTAAATGGTCTGTGGCCAAAACAATGATGTGAAAAAGACAAACTTTGTGTGTGCCACAAATGTTATGACTTTTTGACTAAAAAGAGGATAAGTGGTGTTTCTGTTAATAGACTTAAAACATTTAAGTCCAGTTGAAGGTGGGTTCATCCTATGATTGAGAAAATCTGTGATAACAATGGATATCAAATTTTTAACATGGTGGTAAACTGTATGGAGAAATAATAAAGAGATACCCAATGAAGAGCATGCAAACCTATCTCCAAAATTGTGATTCTACCACCATGTTTCATATGCATTTTTTATTGTCCTTTATTAGATAAAACAGAATATGTTCATGAGAAAAAACAACTGTTAACTGATATCAATTATGAGAAAATACAAGAATTATCTTAGAAAATATCACTATTAAAGAATAATGTATTCCAAATTAAAGGTATCCAACGATGATCCTACCACTGGATTACAACTAGAATATAAACATACCAGTAGTGGTATTTTATCATGTTTCACTGCATGTTTGACATCCAACCCACTGGATCAGGAAACATTATACTGGTAGGTTATACAAAGAGCAAGCTGTAGATACAGAGAACCATAGAGAAGTCTTTCCTTTAGCAATATAAATGGAGCAACCAATATCTCATCATTCAATGATATCATAAGTGGTTCTTTCAGCCATGCACTGATAACATGCTTATTTAGATCCTAAAATATCCAAACTTGCTTGCAATAGTGCCAGTAGCTTTACCTATTTGAGGATATGGGTGGAGTGACTCCATCAGGCTAAGCCCACCATGGAGGCACTGAGATCCCACAGTCGGGTTGCAGCTCCGTCATCCCGGCCCTGTGGGGCGGCCTCTTTAGGGGCGCAGTCACTGCCCGGGgtaacacagagagaagaggatcaATTAAATCAAATCTGTACACAACGGACTCTAAACTTTTTCAGCTGCTCATTCTAAAACGTGAAGGATTTTTTGGGGGAGTAGGACGTCACCTTTTGAAACATGATTAAAAAGGAACTAAATCAGTTTTCGTTACTGTTGGTCAATAAGGGTTTGAGAAAAACAcctcaaaatgtgtttttgttttttttaagaaaggACATTCCCCTAATAATGGTGTCACAGAAGGGATTCCCTTTCACAAACATTTAGTGCTAATGCACTGACCTGTAGTACAGGCCAGTGACGTTTGCTTGGCTCTCATCCACAGCACAAAAAATGGTGGTCTGAGCCCCTTCCCAGGGCGTCTTCATGAGTGCAATTAATGGCACAGCCAAGATCCTCTTCCACAGGGCTAGGGTGGGGAAAAAGTGACGGCCCAGCTCCGTACGGATGATGCCAGGGTGAAGGCTGTACACAGTTACACCCGTACCTGTGGAGAAGTCGCcataaaataacaaaatacaCAAAGTTAAGAGACCTCAAATATCGTATTTAGTCTGGGCTCAAATATTTATATAGTTAAACCCACCGTTTAGTTTGGCTGCTAACGCTCTACTGAAGAGAACGTTGGCTAGCTTGCTCTGAAGGTAGCTTACATGAGGGTCATAGTCTTTGTCAAGGTTAATGTCATCGAAATGGATCTTGCCTGTAAAAACGGTTTTGTATTATCATCAAACAAGCTAACATGCAATGATTAACAGTtcataaataaagaaataataataaaaaaatcttgAGCTAAAATAACATTTTCAGACCAAATTGTCATGCTTTTTTTAAGGTTGGTCTGTTAACTCTTAGTGAATTTACATGAATCCCCTTTACCTGTCTCGTGGGCCAGACTAGACACGTTAACAACCCGACTGGGAGTGGATTTCTTCAGGACATCCAAGAGGCAGTTGGTCAAAAGGAAGTGTCCAAGGTGGTTTACACCAAACTGCATCTCAAAGCCATCCACAGTCTTCCATTTGGGGCACATCATGATTCCTGAATTTAACGGATTGGAAAAACAAGAGTCCACAGTATACAGAACAATAAGACTTTTTTTGGACTTTCCTGGACATCAAGGCTATTTGCTAAATGCAAGGCTGTAGCCATGGaatcaacattgggggggatgaATATCTTTTTTAATGCTTATTTCGGAAAGTGTGCGTGTTTGCCTGTTGTAGCGTAGCAcaattatatttgtatttatatttttatatcaatatactgggggggacattttgaccagattttaatataaatattatgattacggccatGGCTAAATCGTGGTACTGTACTGCACCTGCATTGTTGATAAGGATGTCAAGCCTGTCCTCGTTCTCCAGGATATCTTTGGCCAGCTCCCTGACTGACTGCAGTGAGGTTAGGTCCAGATGTTTTACCACCACGTTCCCATTACCGGTCTTCTTCCTGATCTCGTCTGCTGCCTTGTTGGCTCTGGTCATGTCTCTGCAGGCCAGGAGCACTCTGGCCCCTATACACATGCAAGCATGCAGTTAGGGTACCAGCAGTAAACACTTCTTTGTGGGGATTTACAAAGAACAACTTTGGGGGAATTCGCAAGGTTTCACCTCTGCGGGCCATGTCCAAGGCTGTCTCTTTCCCAATGCCAGTGTTGGCCCCTGTAATCAGGACTGTTTTGCCATCCAGCCTGGCCTTGCTCCTGCACATTCCCCCGGCCTTCCATCTGCGCAAGGCCACAATGCTCACTCCTGTCAGATAATTGAAAAAAATAATTACAAATCCAGATCTTCAAACGTCCAACCTACATTTGATGTACTAATACAGGCTGTAGCTTACAAAGTTAGATTTACCTGCGATAAGGGCGACTGCAAGACCAGTGGCATGTTCCTCCGCAAACTGCTTTAAATCCATCACGTTCTGCATATTTAATATTATATAGGCCTTGATTTGGATGTTCTTCTGTTTAAATAGGAAAACAAGTAAACTGACCACTGAACGACTTATCTAGCACAGGCTCTGCATCGTAACATCTCAACAACTTGAATCTAAACTTTAACATTACATAACGCTGTAAACATATAGGATTCCGTGAAATGCAGACATGGCCATTTGTCAATTTACAGGTACACTCTCTCAAACAGTAATGCATTAGCCTACCTCTCAAACCGCTATCTGTGACTGCAGTCACCACTGAACTTTCATAGTAAACTGTCGAGGCTATGGTCAAGTCCCTCCCACGGTAGTTGTCCCTGTGCTGTGAGTCTTTTTGTAATACAtttttaacttatttttttaattttatgaatcaatgttttcattaatagcAATTTTACTATACAATAGAAAAAGTAGAAACATTACATAAGAATTCTTTGCTGTGAGTCAACGTCAGCGTTCGCGTCAACCAGGCTCACTTATTTACATTATGAAGAAGCACCGTGACCCGGAAGGGGTTTAATACCATGCCACGTCAGTTGAGGTTGATGTCAGAAAAGTTTTTGAGCCTCGTATGTCACATTCACTGCAAGGAATAATTCTGTCTCCTAAAACGGTGTACCTTGTAATTGTGACAGtaaatattttaaagttttgcTCTCCTATTATTTAGCTGCATCATGCGTTACCTTGGACTTTGCagtttgatgttacatgttatCTTTGTTTGTAGCACAGAGTTAACGTTTGAATTACCGGACAACGAAAAGCAATGTTTCTATGAAGAACTTGAGATTGGCGTGAGATTTGACATGGACTTTCAAGTAAGTGATTTTAGATAACGCTGTTTGGAGTCATATTCATTTTTAGCGTGGTTGATTTTAGTTCGATTTTTGTCTAGACAAGGTTTAAACACGTAGCCTACATGAAGGATTGAACACCCTGGTTGACTTATATTCCTAATacttttctcccttcctctttagGTAATTGCAGGGGGAAATTATGATGTGGACTGCTTTGTCACAGATCCTTTGAGCAATGTCCTCTATCAGGATAGGAAGAAGCAATATGACAGTTTTTCTCACACCACAACCATGAAAGGTGTTTACAAAGTCTGCTTCAGCAATGAATTCTCCACATTTGCCCACAAAATAGTTTACATGGACTTCCGGGCAGGGGATGAAAGGCAATTTCTCCCAAGAAAAGACACAGCACTGACCCAGGTAAACTTCAGAACAACTGTCCGTTAAGCGTTGCCAGGTTTCATATGTAATGCTCAAAGGCTCTCTAATGCTTCATATTAGAAAAAAGTTacattttctcaaaacaatcTATATTTCAGATGGAGTCAGCGTGCCTCTCTATCCATGAAATTCTTAAGGTGGTGTCTGACTCTCAAAAGTGGTACAGGCTACGGGAGGCACATGACCGTATCCGGGCAGAAGACCTTCATGAACGAGTGAGCTACTGGTCCATTGGAGAGACCTTCATTCTATTTGCAGTCAGCATCGGGCAAGTCCTGATGCTTAAAAGTTTCTTCGGTGACAAAAAAGGCACTGTGGCAGCCCCCACTTAGTCACTTGGCCATCCTCCTTTGAACTATATGGTCCTGAAACCGTTAAAGCAATCTGAATGGTTCTACAAAACTACTTGATAAGGATATCTGTAGTACGATACAGTTGTGAATTCTCATCCCCTAAAAAAATGCAACTCTTAGAGCACATCATTGTAGATGCACTTAATGGGTTCTCAGCTGGTTTTTGTCTTTTTTACCCATTATGTAAAATTAGTTTGAACTATTTCAGAAAAAATTGTGGCACATGATTAGTTACCAAAGAGCGATGTCTGGCTTGTTTATTTTTCAGTGCTATATGATGCTGTTTTATGTTTCACTTGATTATGTTAATTTATGTGCAATCTTTGCATTTTGTTACTTTGGAATCTTTTGAACATACACTTAATGTACATGATAGCATCATAACCTGATCAGGGGTTTGTAAGTGCAATTAAATACAAGATATAGTTTTTGTTTTGCtgttacatacatacatacatacatacttgTATGTTTTTCTTAGTACCAGTATTTGTTAAATGTGCTTTATTATCCTTTTTTGAATGGtctgtattatttttttaattcacaTCAGATTTCCGAAGCCATAAAATGTTTACTGAAAGtactttttatttgattttttatttagaaACTCTATGACAGAAATCCTTTATCCAAAACTGACACAGTACCTATGATGACAATTTACAACCTTAAAATGTTCAGACCACATTATAAACTGAAcaacttcagtgtgtgtgtgtgtaatctacATGACCCCATCAAGTGGTAGCAGATGCAACATTTCATGCCTCCCTTCTCACTAAAACATTCCAGTCCCAATAAAATAACACGTAGTGGCCTTAAAAGTCATATAAAATTGTCCCAGTACAACGTCTCTATGGCTATTGACGTATCTACTTAATACACTGTATATTCCCATGTTCCTGTAGAGGGGGATATAGCATACGAGGAGATTTGAGGCAGTCAGCCACGCCTACCTTCATAGGGCTCGAGTTGAGTCGGTAGTATATTTATTTGTAAAGTTTTGGCAATTCAACGGTTTACTATCAGATAAGGAAATTCCCAGTCATGTCagttaaacaaaaaaacaaaacaaggttACTGGAAACGTAAAAACTTTAACTTAAATAATAGCCTACTAATTGGGACATCAACGTGAAAGAGCACGAGAAATGCATGAATGTCGAAAGCATGTAACTGATTGGCCATGAGAATTTCCGTTTGTGTAGACGCTGACGTGGTGTGAATTATAACCGCCCATATATTTTTGTAACCTCTTTTATTCACCGGTTAGTTGTTAACTCATTTATAAAGTGGCCAATCTAGTTCAGCGGTGTCCGAAAACAGTTGCAGTCGACCATGGCAGGGTACCTGAGGGCTCTTTGCTCCATCTCAAGATGTGCTGCCGCTTCACTGTCGGAAAATCCCGCAGTGCTCGCGCCTGCAGTAGTTTACCAAAATGTACAACAGAGGAACTGTGAGTCAACTGAATCATGTTGCACGTAGGGTAGTTTGTGTTCAGCTAGTTTGTTTGAATGAGCTTAATAATGTCTTCtgcttttgttttgaaaatgtcAGAAAGCTATCGTTATATTGAGCCAAACATTAGAAGGTAGCAGATGGGTCAGATAGCTATCAATATGATGCGTGGCACGTACACTATGGTGCGTGGCGTTATATTATGATACATTAGCCAGGCGAACCATTCCAAAAACAACAACCATACAATTAAGGCAGTCCTATTTTTCACTAACAAGCCACATTTAACTCAAGGCTGTTATCTAATAAGCTTGACAAGCATTTAGAATGCACATTTAGCGTACGGTTTACTCCAGACAGTCACACGTGAGGACAAGTAGACATCGGGAAAGGTAACTAACAGTTTGTCAAGCTTGTGTTTTTCCTACTGGGCAGCGTGACCAAGTAGTTAAACAAACGTAGAAACTGGCAGAGGGTAAAGGATATCGATGCCTGTCAAACTGGCACAAGGAAGGGAATGGGCAGATGTAAGGTGTGGTGCGCCATTCTTTTCGTATAATTGACTGGTTGGACAAGTTATGACAAATGTAGTTGTAGACTATGAGATATGTAGAAAAATGGTTTATGCCCTTTTTCCCTTCCCTAACATCCTAATCAGAATATTCTTAATATTTTGCACGTCAAAATCTCATATTGAATCATTATAGATGCTACTAAACGTATCAAGGTTGACCAGCCCGTggtggagatggatggagatgagATGACACGCATCATATGGGAGTTCATCAAAGAGAAGGTACCCTAACTTACAACTATCAGGATCTTATTCATGTTGAGCCCAGTTGTAATTATGTTGCATCTACACCCAGGGGCGTAGACAAAAAACTatgtttttgggtaggcctagaaaaatatttataggcatcttttcttttttacttatttactttgcgatgtgcttCTACAGCTTATCCTCTCTAATGTTGATGTGGAGCTGAAATACTATGATCTGGGACTGCCATATCGTGACCAGACTAATGATCAGGTCACGATTGACTCTGCACTTGCCACCAAACAATACAACGTGGCAGTCAAGTGTGCCACCATCACCCCTGACGAGGACAGAATGGAGGGTATGTTGTCTGGCCACCATGCTGGCAAAAGATTGATGTCAAATAAAATTGTGCATCCCTTCTCAACATGAATCTTAATGCATATCCTCAGAGTTCAAGCTGAAAAACATGTGGAAGAGCCCCAATGGAACCATCCGGAACATTTTGGGAGGCACTGTCTTCCGTGAGCCTATCATCTGCAAGAACATACCCCGTCTTGTACCCGGTTGGACGCAGCCTATCACAATTGGCAGACATGCTTTTGGTGATCAGGTACTGTAGATAAGTCAGCTATTGTTGGGGAATGACCAAATTGGCCCTGCAATTATACTTCTGTTTATTTGAGATGGTTAAAAGGTAAATGAGTGCATACAGTGAATATAACCCTGTTATGATGATTTGTATAAGTATATACTTAGAGGTTTGATTGGAATGATGTAACCTAGATTGGAACGTGTAGGCCTCTGCCATTGTATAAAAAAGTGTCAGTTATACGATTTATAGATTGTGTTGAAGTAGGACAAAGATGTATACATTTTAAGGACTGTGACTATTTAGGTTTACTGATAACTTCTCCTGAGTTGGGAGTGAAAAGGAACAGTACGAGCTAGCACCTGATTTACAACCCTTAGTTGAGGGTCATATCTGGGAAAGCCAGATAGGGCTCTTTTCATGCTACACGAAAGACTGTGTTCATTCACTATTTTGCAACACTGTTCTTGCCTGCAAGCTTGTATTAATACttacttagtactgctagtttatgtacccttagtatagttagtccacatatttaaattttaggtatatgtttattgtatgcaccttcctgccaaagcaaattccttgtctgtgcaaactttcatggcgaataaatccctttctgattctgattctaaacttGGAGCCCGAGAACTGTTGGTCACTTGATGCTTGGCAGCATTCAGCAGATTAACTTCAACACTATGCGCATACTATTTGAGGATGTTGATGATTCTTGAAGAATGCCAGGTGCCTGTATTTGACTTCATTTCTTTGTACAGTACAAGGCCACAGACTTTGTTATTACCCAGCCTGGAAAGTTTAAAATGGTGTTCACCCCAAGTGATGGAAGCAAAGGGAAAGAGTGGGAGGTGTATGATTTCCCCTCTGGTGGCTGTGGAATGGGCATGTACAACACTGATGAGGTGAGCGTGGTCTTATTGGATGTTAATTACAGGTGCTGCCAATCAATGTCATTACAGCTGTCAGTCAGGTCACAGTTTACTTACTTTTTTGTTTCTCTAGTCCATCAGTGGATTTGCCCACAGCTGCTTCCAGTATGCTATCCAGAAGAAGTGGCCTCTCTACATGAGCACCAAGAACACAATTCTCAAGGCTTACGATGGGAGGTTCAAAGACATCTTCCAAGAAATCTTTGAGGCGTAAGACTTGCGTGATAATATACTTCACTTAAAGCCCACTACCATGTGAACCGAGTATAATGTTAAAATAGACCGTTTCCTGCAGGAACTACAAACCAGAGTTTGACAGCCTGAAGATCTGGTATGAGCACCGCCTAATTGATGACATGGTTGCCCAGGTCCTCAAATCCTCCGGAGGTTTTGTGTGGGCATGCAAGAACTATGATGGAGACGTTCAGTCAGACATTCTTGCTCAGGGTGAGGCAGAAGGCCATCAAGCTTAACCTCAGAAGTTACGCAGATTTACCCACTTGTTGTCTCTGAATTTCAAAGTGCCGAATGCCTTAATTGGCGGCCACGTCCACTCTATAACCTGTCATGGATCCACTGCACATCACTCCGTTACTCACATCATAAACACTGTGGACTTACCCTCTACCTCCTTTATGAACTTGATTTACCATGGGATTGGATCTGCTACAAGGTATTGATTTAGTCTTGTTTTACTCTACACGTCTGTAGGCTTTGGCTCCCTGGGCCTGATGACCTCAGTGCTAGTGTGTCCAGATGGCAAGACCATCGAGGCCGAGGCGGCCCACGGCACGGTGACCAGGCACTTCCGCGAGCACCAGAGGGTAAGGCCCAGTCAACACTGCCGGATGGTTTTGACACGCAATTCTAACCATTTCTGAATGCTTTTCTAATTCTATTCCAGGGACGGCCCACTAGCACCAACCCAATTGCCAGCATCTTTGCTTGGACAAGGGGTCTTGAGCACAGAGGGAAGCTGGATGGAAACCCTGACTTAATAAAGTGATGACTGGAGATACTCATTTTCAACTACAGCACAGTTGCGTAACTGCCTTTTTACAAAGCGGGGACAGTAAACATTAAACAAACACTGATTGTTCTATGTTCTCCTCCAGATTCTCTAAGACtttggagagggtgtgtgtggagactgtgGAGAGTGGTGTGATGACCAAGGACCTTGCAGGCTGCATCCATGGCCTTGCCAAGTGAGTTTTTTAGTTTTAGAATGCTACTCAGTGACCCAGGGTTCCCACGGTCATTGAAAGTTTCtgaaatttaaaaaaagtataatAATGGCCTCAAATGGTTGAAAACAGAACATGAACCTTGAATGTGTTTGGATCCATGGCTGATGTATAGCAGAAAATGTTGTTGCATTCTTCAATTTGTATATAATTCTTACAAAGTCTTTCAAAATGAGAATGTGGCTCAACTGTTATTCATGCTGCAAAAAATATGCTGAGGCTGTGACTTTCTCATTTAAAAATCTTTGATTTATGTGAAGTTTGGGAACTCCTGACTTACCAATTCAACATGTAGTGTGTAGACCCAAGTTATtggtaaacatttacatttatgcatttaacagacgcttttatccaaagcgacttccaagagagagctttacaaaagtgcataggtcactgatcataacaacgagatagccccgaacattgcgggcagccaaaacatgaagcatacattgtggaaaaccaaataagccccaaagggaagaaccataagagcatgcagttaaacaagttacaataaaCGGTGGTTAGTTTCTAAATAAACTGTATTTCTGTGTCTTTGCAGCTGCAAGCTCAATGAACATTATGTCAACACATCTGACTTCCTGGATGTCATAAAGACCAACCTGGACAAAGCACTGGGaaagtaaaaaaattaaaagaaaATCCGTCTGCAGTTTTGTACCTCATTTCTACTCCACATTTGCAGGAATATTTGTATCCTGTTTTGAAGGAACAATGTTTGTGCCATTTGATACTTGAAGAGTCAGATAGTGTTTTGGTGCTCCTCTGC
The window above is part of the Osmerus mordax isolate fOsmMor3 chromosome 13, fOsmMor3.pri, whole genome shotgun sequence genome. Proteins encoded here:
- the si:ch211-107o10.3 gene encoding retinol dehydrogenase 12; this translates as MQNVMDLKQFAEEHATGLAVALIAGVSIVALRRWKAGGMCRSKARLDGKTVLITGANTGIGKETALDMARRGARVLLACRDMTRANKAADEIRKKTGNGNVVVKHLDLTSLQSVRELAKDILENEDRLDILINNAGIMMCPKWKTVDGFEMQFGVNHLGHFLLTNCLLDVLKKSTPSRVVNVSSLAHETGKIHFDDINLDKDYDPHVSYLQSKLANVLFSRALAAKLNGTGVTVYSLHPGIIRTELGRHFFPTLALWKRILAVPLIALMKTPWEGAQTTIFCAVDESQANVTGLYYSDCAPKEAAPQGRDDGAATRLWDLSASMVGLA
- the tmed3 gene encoding transmembrane emp24 domain-containing protein 3, with protein sequence MRYLGLCSLMLHVIFVCSTELTFELPDNEKQCFYEELEIGVRFDMDFQVIAGGNYDVDCFVTDPLSNVLYQDRKKQYDSFSHTTTMKGVYKVCFSNEFSTFAHKIVYMDFRAGDERQFLPRKDTALTQMESACLSIHEILKVVSDSQKWYRLREAHDRIRAEDLHERVSYWSIGETFILFAVSIGQVLMLKSFFGDKKGTVAAPT
- the LOC136955169 gene encoding isocitrate dehydrogenase [NADP], mitochondrial isoform X1 — encoded protein: MAGYLRALCSISRCAAASLSENPAVLAPAVVYQNVQQRNYATKRIKVDQPVVEMDGDEMTRIIWEFIKEKLILSNVDVELKYYDLGLPYRDQTNDQVTIDSALATKQYNVAVKCATITPDEDRMEEFKLKNMWKSPNGTIRNILGGTVFREPIICKNIPRLVPGWTQPITIGRHAFGDQYKATDFVITQPGKFKMVFTPSDGSKGKEWEVYDFPSGGCGMGMYNTDESISGFAHSCFQYAIQKKWPLYMSTKNTILKAYDGRFKDIFQEIFEANYKPEFDSLKIWYEHRLIDDMVAQVLKSSGGFVWACKNYDGDVQSDILAQGFGSLGLMTSVLVCPDGKTIEAEAAHGTVTRHFREHQRGRPTSTNPIASIFAWTRGLEHRGKLDGNPDLIKFSKTLERVCVETVESGVMTKDLAGCIHGLANCKLNEHYVNTSDFLDVIKTNLDKALGK
- the LOC136955169 gene encoding isocitrate dehydrogenase [NADP], mitochondrial isoform X2, whose amino-acid sequence is MDGDEMTRIIWEFIKEKLILSNVDVELKYYDLGLPYRDQTNDQVTIDSALATKQYNVAVKCATITPDEDRMEEFKLKNMWKSPNGTIRNILGGTVFREPIICKNIPRLVPGWTQPITIGRHAFGDQYKATDFVITQPGKFKMVFTPSDGSKGKEWEVYDFPSGGCGMGMYNTDESISGFAHSCFQYAIQKKWPLYMSTKNTILKAYDGRFKDIFQEIFEANYKPEFDSLKIWYEHRLIDDMVAQVLKSSGGFVWACKNYDGDVQSDILAQGFGSLGLMTSVLVCPDGKTIEAEAAHGTVTRHFREHQRGRPTSTNPIASIFAWTRGLEHRGKLDGNPDLIKFSKTLERVCVETVESGVMTKDLAGCIHGLANCKLNEHYVNTSDFLDVIKTNLDKALGK